The Sebastes umbrosus isolate fSebUmb1 chromosome 1, fSebUmb1.pri, whole genome shotgun sequence genome includes the window atgATTTCACCACTGTCTCTGTTCACATAATAATCTCTCTGGTGTCCTCTATCTTTTGACAGAGTCACTTAAAACTGATATAGTATGTGTTGTTAAtacggctgtggctcagagggtagagcaggttgtccaccaatcggaaggtcggaggttcaatccccggctgctctgggtcacatgtcgatgtgtccttgagcaagacacttaaccccaaattgctctcgaaggcatagccatcggtgtgtgaatgagtgtttagattagatcctgatgggcaaagttggcaccttagcagcctctgccatcagtgtataaatgtgtgcgtgaatgggtgaatgttgacatatAGTGTAAATAtagttggaagactagaaaagcgctatagaaatgcaagtccatttaccaataCTTAAGCAGATGTAATGGTGAATGTTTAACTTGTACGATGAATACTGTATCACACACAAAGTAAAATGacctttatactgtatgtttttctcTTTAGCACCAGTAAAGCAGACAGACCAAACTGAACAGCAACAGACCGATGCAGAGCGATGCAGTGAGCTTCAGGCTCCTCCGTGCCAACTACAgagtgaggaggagagcagTCGACTCATCAGACCACAAAAATCTCTCAATCCTTTAACGGCTTCCAAGAGCCACCGGGAGCTCCACAAAGAACTGAGGATGACCCACAAGAGGTTGGAAAAAAGACACACTCTCACACTTCTCTTTCATTGTTTATATATGAATCATAAAGtccttctgtgtttctgtcaggAGAGTGTCTCAAGAAGGAAAGTCTGAACTCCAGCGGGCGTTAGAGAAGAGGAGATGGGAACAAGGGATGAAGGCGAGCAGGGATCAGGAAGAGGCCAAGATGAACAGATCACCACTTCATCAGGAACTGCAGAAGAGACATCAGAGGCTAGAAAAGGTTTGCAAAGCACACAGCTCTATTTATTTCTCACTTTTCACAAAGAAAATGATCTAACAAATCATCATAGTGGttgacattaaattaaattatctaTTCTGAGAGCGTAAATTACTGTGTAATATAAAAAGGTTCAGTATTTTCTCACAGAAGATTGACATTGGTGGTGTATGGAGTGTATGGTGGAGCATCATGTTGTTCTGCAGTCAGCCAGCGGAGGGCAGCGTAGACACTCTGCACAGGTCCAGTCTGGGCTCCCGTAAGAAAAATCATTCATCTGATAGACACTATACTTGTTTTGATGCCTTCTtgtgttaaagttaaagttatatGAACTAAAAGACAGCAcataaagatatatattttttaaaatttactaACCATTTACAAATATTCATCtgtgtttacagtttttctcattcgctttagctcaattcttgtttttttcaaagttcaactctctgaacaattagtttgtagTTCACAACAGATctgaatttctcattcattcaagcaaattgcacgtgTGCTAAAGAGTAAGTACAACAACCACTTGCACAcatcttgctgatcaaaacagATGAGTTGACAGTGAAATTGTCGaactcttcacaacttctaaacagtatttcatcgtttgagccatcacatgcaaaatgatccattcaattatcaaaattctGTCAGACATGCATGTATATTACATGAATATCTATGATGAGGAGGTACAATTTGTTCTTTTTGAACTGAACCACTGCAGgttttttcattgttgcaggattgttgttgttgttgttgttgttgttgttgtttttggcatAGATATCAATTTGTGGCAAAAATTCTATTCACTTACATGAAAGATCAAAAGAGAATTTTCtatttacagtataatacatgtaacacattgtTACACAAAcaaatttactgtatacatacaaatgCACATATCCTTTTTCTGTCTAGCTATTACATATTGACATTTCCCAGTAAACTTTGACCTACTGTTGAAACGGGAATCTGAACAGCTCAGTGCGATACACATTCAGCCAGACAAAACTGACATGCTGGTATCGTACAGTAAGTAGTCAGTGGGAACagaaaagtagaacaaaactgAATTTtgtatataagaaacatttccagggttgactgccATGGTGACAAAACatctaaacattttgaccagtacggcttacacgatgacaaaacaacttttcatttcgGTGACATTGGCcagtttactgacacaataactgggttttgaagcatgaataaAGTGTTTTAGGTGATTTTctaccttttgcagacatgcaatagagtttccatcaaacagttgtgacaattgTACAGTTCAGAGAAAGTTAAGGCTGTttaaaaaatgagccaaagcgattgagaaaaactgtaatatgcATTGTGTGGATCTTCCAGGCCTTTAATTTTAGGGACTTAGCTCTAAACCCAGACATTTGTAAAATATTGTGTGGAAATGGTGCTTGTTTACTGTGACTACACATAACTGTTATGTGTATATT containing:
- the LOC119495282 gene encoding uncharacterized protein LOC119495282 isoform X1; the encoded protein is MGVTHGKKKDSSETRLNGSAPVKQTDQTEQQQTDAERCSELQAPPCQLQSEEESSRLIRPQKSLNPLTASKSHRELHKELRMTHKRRVSQEGKSELQRALEKRRWEQGMKASRDQEEAKMNRSPLHQELQKRHQRLEKKIDIGGVWSVWWSIMLFCSQPAEGSVDTLHRSSLGSPGERHRTTAARGARVHPSQRESEKDSSVGGKQVRQF
- the LOC119495282 gene encoding actin-associated protein FAM107A isoform X2 — its product is MGVTHGKKKDSSETRLNGSAPVKQTDQTEQQQTDAERCSELQAPPCQLQSEEESSRLIRPQKSLNPLTASKSHRELHKELRMTHKRRVSQEGKSELQRALEKRRWEQGMKASRDQEEAKMNRSPLHQELQKRHQRLEKLESDTGQQQREGPEFIRVKESLRRTAALEENK